The region ATACGAATCAAGATTTATCCTATATGAGTCTTTTCCAGATAACTGGAAAAATCTAGATTGATGCTGAATCTTTTGTCGAAAACAGTCAGTTAGATATTTAGCAGCAGCTTGCGATCGCACATCATGGCTGCCATGAAACACCAATAAGTAGATAGAAGGAGATTGCAAAATAGCTACAATGTTCGATAACGTCTACAAGTAATGAGATTGTACAGATTGTACGGTTCAATCCTACAAAACTCTGTAGGTACTTTGACCATTTACGTCTGAATGGAAAAAGGTGCCATTTCTGACACCCCTGAAAAATTAAACATTGTTCATATCCAAAAGCTGTAGCTTTCTTTCAGAGAAATCTCCAGTTTTTGAGCTGGATATGGTTTAGCTAGACATTTCTAATTGCGGCTTGCGACATATGCCAGAGTAAGGCTGTCATGCGCCAGGAAATGAGCCAGATGGAAGGCTCGATCTTCGGTTTCCAGCAGCATTTGTTCATACATTAGGCGAGTAGCGCGATCGCCTAAGCTTTCAGCCTGGGCTGCCTGTTTACGTAACAAACTGATCACAGCTTGTTCTGCCGCCAAGTCATGTTCTACCATCTGCCGAGAGGTGAACCCCCCATCGGGTTCAGGAGTAAAGCAACATAACTCAGCTAGTTTGGTGAAACTGGCAACTGGAATACCACCCAATCCGTTTAGACGTTCACCAATTTTGTGGACATATTCCTGAACTTGCTCATAACTTTCAGCAAAGAACTCATGGAGTGAATAAAATTCAGCTCCTTCCACAACAAAATGATGTTTTTGGTATTGAATATACAGCGCTTGAAAACTGGCAAGGGCAATGTTAAACCCCTCAATAATTGGAGTTGTAACGGAGCGATCAAATAAAACTGGATTATCAGCAACTTGATCAAAAGGTCTAACTGGTACTTGAACTTCCGGCATATTCTCCTCCCTAGAACCATTCCTCATTATCAATAGCAGGCAGTATTGATAATGTAGCACGCGAATTTGAGCCGTCAACGTAAGTTTTCTGCCTTATTAAGAAGCTTTCTCAACATAAGCAATCGATTTGCAATACTTGGCTGATTCGTAATACTTGATGTAGCTGTGTAAGGTTACCAAAGTTTATATGGAAATTAGGATATTAAAACTACCAAAATCATCAAAATTCTCATTAATAGCGATATAGAGCATTCTGATGTCAAAAAAATAGTAAATATTAGGGATATTCTTATAACTAAGTATTTCTTCAGGCAGGCATCCCTCATTGAGGCATGAAGAGGATGCCATTCTACCTATCCTGATTCAGAGGTTATTTGAGCAGATGGGTTTGTGCTAGAGCTTGCCGAATTGCTTGTTGCTGTTCCTGGTCGTAGCCCCACTGCTGCAAAAACGTCTGGTAAGAATCAGCGGTTCCATCAATACTTTGAGCCAGCGCTATCACCTCTTTCTGTAGTTCTGAGGTTTGTAGTTGCTGTATTAGATGCAGCGATCGCTCCCTTACCTGGTCTGAACCGAGCGCTTGCTCTTCATTCTGGTTGCGGCGATGGGTGACTGCCATAGCTGTGGACATCGCTAAATTCTTCACCAACAGCGAAGAAACAACATCTGGAGCAGTTTTGAGGGCTGCAAGCACAGCTTGAGTAAAGGCAGGCAGCGATCGCGGTTCGCTGAGATACACTACAAAAAAGCCCCGTGCACCGTTACTACTAGACATCAATTCTGCGATCGCCCGTTGCGCCTCTGCTTCCGGTAAAGAACCGTCTGCCATGCGCTCAACCAGTGCTTCAGAAATCTGTAACGCTTCTTCAAACGATGGAGCTTTGGGAACCATCACTGTAGACTTATCCACCATTTATCAGAATCCTCGGTATGATGAACTAAACCATTCGTACTATTGGAACCGAAATATCTACCAATTTCTAGCCCTTACAGTATGACAAGCATTCAGCATGGCAATCATCTCTTCCAAGAAACAGCCATCTGAGCCAGGTGACAATGAGCAACCTGGCTTGTTTTCATCGCGGCAAACACTGACACCGCCCGGACAGGTTACCAAACTTGGTCAGTCCTCCCAGCCTCCCCCCCTACTACACGCTAATGCCAAACCTGAAGAATATGGTCAGCAGGAAGAGCGATTGCGCCCTCACAAATTAGCTGAATACGTTGGGCAAAAGGACTTGAAGGAGGTTTTAGACATTGCTATCCGAGCAGCCAAAGCCCGGCAGGAAACATTGGATCATTTGCTCCTCTACGGTCCACCGGGGTTAGGGAAAACGACGCTGTCACTAATCTTGGCGGAAGAAATGAAAGTGGGCTGTAAAATCACTACAGCTCCGGCACTAGAACGGCCAAGAGACATTGTTGGGTTATTGGTGAGTCTGCAACCAGGGGATTTGTTGTTTATTGATGAAATTCATCGGTTGCCGCGAGTGACAGAAGAAATTTTGTATCCCGCGATGGAAGATTTTCGGCTGGATATTACAGTAGGCAAAGGCTCTAGTGCCCGGACGCGATCGCTACCGTTACCAAGATTTACATTGGTTGGTGCCACTACACGAGTCGGAGCCTTGACCTCTCCTCTACGCGATCGCTTTGGGCTGATTCAACGATTGCGCTTTTATGAACTGGATGAATTGGTACAGATTGTCCTGCGGACTGCGTCAATCCTTAGCACTCCGATTACAAAGGACGGGGCGGCTGAAATCGCTCGTCGCTCCCGCGGAACCCCCCGCATTGCCAATCGTCTACTAAAACGAGTTCGCGATTACGTGCAAGTGAAAGAATCAGGCAAGATTACGGAAGCGATCGCCGCTGAAGCTCTGGAAAAATTTGCCGTTGATCCGTGCGGCTTAGATTGGGTTGATCGTCGCCTGCTCACCGTCATGATCGAACATTTTAACGGTGGACCAGTAGGACTAGAAACCATTGCTGCTGCCACAGGTGAAGATTCCCAAACCATTGAAGAAGTCTACGAACCCTATCTGCTGCAAATCGGCTACCTGAATCGCACTCCACGCGGTCGTGTTGCCACCTCCGCTGCCTGGAAACATTTGGGATACACGCCCCCCGAAAATCAACTTTCAATGCTTTAGGCAACAGGCAATCCGTCTTGCCTGGACCTCCTTTCGCTTAACGTGGGACAAATACCTGTACCCTAGACCCTAGACCTTTACCCCTTAATCCAAATCTTGACGATCGACTCACTGCTAGAACCCTTCTCTCACTTTGGCGTTCGGCTTGGGCTAGAAGCCATTCAAGCGCTATTGAGAAATCTGGGAGATCCCCACACCCAGGTACCCGTTATTCATGTTGCAGGTAGCAATGGTAAGGGATCAGTATGTGCCTATCTTTCTGCAGTACTCACAGAAGCAGGGTATCGAGTGGGCCGTTATACTTCGCCTCATCTCATTCATTGGAACGAGCGCATCTGCCTGAATGATGAACCGATCTCCCCAGAAGACTTGGAGCGACTCGTTCAAACAATTGTGGTCGTGGCGCGATCGCAATCTCCCCTGCCTACCCAGTTTGAAATCATGACGGCTGCTGCCTGGTTGTATTTTGCTCAAAACGAAGTAGACCTTGCCGTCATGGAAGTTGGGTTAGGTGGGCGATTGGATGCGACCAATGTATGCGATCGTCCCCTTGTCAGTATCATCACCTCTATCAGCCGTGAACATTGGCAAGTGCTGGGGTCTACTCTGGCAGAAATTGCTGGCGAAAAGGCTGGAATTCTAAAGCCAGGCTGTCCTGCAGTGATTGGGCAACTTCCTCCCGAAGCTAATGTGGTGATCTATCGTCGTGCGGCAGAATTAGGCTGTGAAACCACCTATCCTCAACCTGCTAAAGACCTGGGAAATGGCTGGGCAGAATATTGCGGCATTGAAGAATACGAGTTTGAAACAGAGTTGCTTGAGGAGGATATTGTTGAGCCAGGCTCTGCTGAGGTTGAAGCACTTGATCCCGATGAAGTCAGCATTGTGCATTTACTGACATCAATTCGTTACCAACTCCCGCTCCAAGGAACCATTCAACTACACAATTCAGCTTTGGCGATCGCTGCCCTGCAAATTTTGCGAGAGCAAGGCTGGGAAATTACAGACCATGCAATTGTAGACGGCATCGCTAAAACCAGATGGGCAGGAC is a window of Leptolyngbyaceae cyanobacterium JSC-12 DNA encoding:
- a CDS encoding Holliday junction DNA helicase subunit RuvB (IMG reference gene:2510097046~PFAM: Holliday junction DNA helicase ruvB C-terminus; Holliday junction DNA helicase ruvB N-terminus~TIGRFAM: Holliday junction DNA helicase, RuvB subunit); translated protein: MAIISSKKQPSEPGDNEQPGLFSSRQTLTPPGQVTKLGQSSQPPPLLHANAKPEEYGQQEERLRPHKLAEYVGQKDLKEVLDIAIRAAKARQETLDHLLLYGPPGLGKTTLSLILAEEMKVGCKITTAPALERPRDIVGLLVSLQPGDLLFIDEIHRLPRVTEEILYPAMEDFRLDITVGKGSSARTRSLPLPRFTLVGATTRVGALTSPLRDRFGLIQRLRFYELDELVQIVLRTASILSTPITKDGAAEIARRSRGTPRIANRLLKRVRDYVQVKESGKITEAIAAEALEKFAVDPCGLDWVDRRLLTVMIEHFNGGPVGLETIAAATGEDSQTIEEVYEPYLLQIGYLNRTPRGRVATSAAWKHLGYTPPENQLSML
- a CDS encoding folylpolyglutamate synthase/dihydrofolate synthase (IMG reference gene:2510097047~PFAM: Mur ligase middle domain~TIGRFAM: folylpolyglutamate synthase/dihydrofolate synthase) encodes the protein MTIDSLLEPFSHFGVRLGLEAIQALLRNLGDPHTQVPVIHVAGSNGKGSVCAYLSAVLTEAGYRVGRYTSPHLIHWNERICLNDEPISPEDLERLVQTIVVVARSQSPLPTQFEIMTAAAWLYFAQNEVDLAVMEVGLGGRLDATNVCDRPLVSIITSISREHWQVLGSTLAEIAGEKAGILKPGCPAVIGQLPPEANVVIYRRAAELGCETTYPQPAKDLGNGWAEYCGIEEYEFETELLEEDIVEPGSAEVEALDPDEVSIVHLLTSIRYQLPLQGTIQLHNSALAIAALQILREQGWEITDHAIVDGIAKTRWAGRLQWVQWGDRRILIDGAHNPASAQVLREFVDSQISPSPFPASVRLSVPLKLGDEHFLQESPNVLPSENCFPFPIHWVIGMLSNKDHADIFNILLRSGDSLYLVPVPSHRSAEPEKLANLALEICPTLAQCNAYPDVVTALEATPKNHKELVVVCGSVYLIGHFLQRIAEVRE
- a CDS encoding hypothetical protein (IMG reference gene:2510097045): MVDKSTVMVPKAPSFEEALQISEALVERMADGSLPEAEAQRAIAELMSSSNGARGFFVVYLSEPRSLPAFTQAVLAALKTAPDVVSSLLVKNLAMSTAMAVTHRRNQNEEQALGSDQVRERSLHLIQQLQTSELQKEVIALAQSIDGTADSYQTFLQQWGYDQEQQQAIRQALAQTHLLK
- a CDS encoding hypothetical protein (IMG reference gene:2510097044), coding for MASSSCLNEGCLPEEILSYKNIPNIYYFFDIRMLYIAINENFDDFGSFNILISI
- a CDS encoding DNA-binding ferritin-like protein (oxidative damage protectant) (IMG reference gene:2510097043~PFAM: Ferritin-like domain) — its product is MPEVQVPVRPFDQVADNPVLFDRSVTTPIIEGFNIALASFQALYIQYQKHHFVVEGAEFYSLHEFFAESYEQVQEYVHKIGERLNGLGGIPVASFTKLAELCCFTPEPDGGFTSRQMVEHDLAAEQAVISLLRKQAAQAESLGDRATRLMYEQMLLETEDRAFHLAHFLAHDSLTLAYVASRN